In Fodinibius saliphilus, a genomic segment contains:
- the rplL gene encoding 50S ribosomal protein L7/L12 produces the protein MADVKELAEQLVNLTVKEANELANFLEEEYDIKPATAGVAVAAGGGEGGGEEEQTEFDVVLNGPGDKKIAVIKEVRGITGLGLKEAKELVDNAPNPIKEGISKDEAEDLKSQLEDAGAEVELK, from the coding sequence ATGGCTGACGTTAAAGAATTAGCTGAACAATTAGTCAACTTAACTGTAAAAGAAGCAAACGAACTCGCTAACTTCCTAGAGGAAGAATACGACATTAAGCCTGCGACTGCTGGTGTAGCTGTAGCAGCTGGTGGCGGCGAAGGCGGTGGCGAAGAAGAACAAACCGAATTCGATGTAGTTCTGAACGGTCCTGGCGACAAGAAGATTGCCGTTATTAAGGAAGTTCGCGGAATTACTGGTCTCGGACTTAAAGAGGCTAAAGAATTGGTTGATAATGCGCCAAACCCAATTAAGGAAGGTATCTCTAAAGATGAAGCTGAAGATCTTAAGTCTCAGCTTGAAGATGCCGGTGCTGAAGTTGAACTTAAATAA
- the rplJ gene encoding 50S ribosomal protein L10 yields MPTLAEKKATVEKITDDLNNSGAVYITNYSGMTVKEINTMRGEFFEGDIKYKVYKNTLVKRAMDEVGGYEDLYPHLVEQNGFAFVEEELAAPAKVIKKLFEETEKPKFKAAIIDGDYYGEDELETLAAMKSKSEVIGDIVGLLLAPVSNVVSALQAPGRNIAGAVETIAEEGDE; encoded by the coding sequence ATGCCAACATTAGCAGAAAAGAAAGCAACTGTTGAAAAAATTACTGACGATCTGAATAACTCTGGTGCGGTCTATATCACCAATTATTCGGGTATGACAGTAAAGGAAATCAACACTATGCGTGGCGAATTCTTCGAAGGCGATATTAAATACAAAGTATATAAAAATACTTTGGTTAAAAGAGCCATGGACGAAGTTGGAGGGTACGAAGATTTGTATCCCCACTTGGTTGAACAAAATGGTTTTGCCTTTGTAGAAGAAGAGCTTGCCGCACCCGCTAAAGTGATTAAAAAGTTATTTGAGGAAACAGAAAAGCCTAAGTTTAAAGCTGCAATCATCGATGGGGATTATTACGGTGAGGATGAGCTGGAAACCTTGGCTGCAATGAAGTCTAAGAGTGAAGTTATTGGAGACATTGTTGGTCTCTTGCTTGCTCCTGTTTCTAATGTGGTTAGTGCACTACAAGCTCCCGGTCGAAATATCGCCGGAGCCGTTGAAACAATCGCCGAAGAAGGCGACGAATAA
- the rplA gene encoding 50S ribosomal protein L1 yields the protein MAQRGKKYQESAKLIDPELEYTLAEACDLVKKTSKANFDESVDLDLRLGVDPRHADQMVRGSVTLPNGTGKEIRVLALVSEAKQEEAEEAGADHVGLDEYIEKIEDGWTDVDVIVATPDVMGKIGRLGRILGPRGLMPNPKSGTVTNDVTDAIKEAKAGKIDFRVDDYGILHASIGRVSFDASELRENALEFIREVMRLRPASAKGLYIRSAFMSSSMGPSIPLSRSSVISA from the coding sequence ATGGCACAACGAGGAAAGAAGTACCAAGAGTCCGCAAAGCTCATTGATCCCGAGTTGGAATATACTCTGGCTGAAGCTTGTGATCTTGTGAAGAAAACCTCTAAGGCTAATTTCGACGAATCCGTTGATCTGGACTTGCGTCTGGGAGTTGATCCCCGACATGCCGATCAAATGGTGCGCGGATCTGTAACCCTGCCAAATGGTACGGGAAAAGAGATACGTGTTTTAGCTTTGGTAAGCGAAGCTAAACAAGAAGAAGCTGAAGAGGCCGGAGCAGATCATGTAGGTCTTGATGAGTATATTGAGAAAATTGAAGATGGATGGACAGATGTTGACGTAATTGTTGCCACTCCTGATGTTATGGGAAAAATCGGAAGGCTTGGACGTATTTTAGGTCCACGAGGACTGATGCCCAACCCTAAGAGTGGAACTGTTACCAACGATGTGACTGATGCTATTAAAGAAGCAAAGGCCGGTAAAATTGATTTTCGTGTAGACGACTACGGTATTCTACATGCATCAATAGGACGGGTTAGCTTTGATGCTAGTGAACTTCGTGAAAACGCTTTGGAATTTATACGAGAGGTTATGCGGCTTCGACCCGCTTCTGCTAAAGGTTTATATATCAGAAGTGCGTTTATGAGCTCCAGCATGGGCCCAAGTATTCCATTGAGTCGTTCATCTGTAATTTCTGCATAA
- the rplK gene encoding 50S ribosomal protein L11 — translation MAKKVDQVLKLQIRGGQANPAPPVGPALGQAGINIMEFCKAFNAATQEDAGTIIPVEITVYQDKSFTFKTKTPPAAVLLKQAAGIKSGSGEPNRTKVGSVTWTQCKDIAEQKMQDLNAFEVENAAEMIAGTARSMGLRVQRDK, via the coding sequence ATGGCAAAAAAAGTAGATCAAGTACTTAAGCTCCAGATTCGAGGTGGACAGGCAAACCCTGCTCCTCCCGTCGGACCCGCATTGGGTCAGGCTGGAATTAATATTATGGAGTTTTGTAAGGCTTTTAATGCTGCTACTCAGGAAGACGCCGGTACTATTATTCCGGTTGAAATTACTGTGTATCAGGACAAGTCTTTTACATTCAAAACTAAAACTCCACCTGCTGCAGTTCTGTTAAAGCAAGCTGCTGGGATTAAATCAGGTTCTGGCGAGCCCAATAGAACGAAAGTTGGTAGCGTCACCTGGACTCAGTGCAAAGATATAGCAGAACAAAAAATGCAGGATCTTAATGCTTTTGAGGTAGAAAATGCTGCTGAAATGATTGCAGGTACTGCCCGAAGTATGGGGCTTCGAGTGCAAAGAGATAAATAG